DNA sequence from the Vicinamibacteria bacterium genome:
GCTTTGACACGCTGCTCCAGAAGCTCGTCCGTGGGCCGTAGCTCTTCCTGATACCCGCGCCCGCGTTCCATGCCAGACGACGCAGGGCCCGGTAGCGCGACGAGCAGCAGGAAGGTGAGGCCGATGACTCCACCACTTTGTCGCAACATGTTCACTCAACCTTTCGTCAGAAAGGGTAGCGCACGCGCCATCGACCCCGCACCAGGGGGATCCCTTAGCAAAGACCAACGCACGGGGGGGCGCGGTCAACCGCTTACCGTGAATACCCTAGAGATGCCCCGCGTCTCTGCATGGAAACCGGCGCGTCGAGGGCACCTCCGATGGAGCGTGCGACTATTGCGCTTGCGACATCGGTGCCGATACGTGGCGCACGACGCTCGTCAACTCCGATCCGTCGATCGAGCCCTGGGAGAGGTCACCGACGGATACGATTCCCACCGGTTGGTCCTTCTCGTTCAGCACGAGAATCCGGCGAACACGCTTCGCCTTCATCGCAGCGGATGCCTCTTCGAGGTCGTCCTCCTCGTGGCAACAGACGAGCGGCGTGGACATGATGTCGCCGATTTTCCGGTTGGTTACGTCGTCGCCCCGGGCGACGGAACGCACGACGATGTCACGGTCGGTGATCATGCCGACGACTCGATTGTCTTCGGGTGAGACCACGGGAAGGCTCCCCA
Encoded proteins:
- a CDS encoding CBS domain-containing protein, translated to MQKALPLGAKVHRGSTSPWRQQPMTPVWPGNVAATHLDGRKEQTKVKVKDVMSAELQGVRTDTSLQEAAEHMRILDVGSLPVVSPEDNRVVGMITDRDIVVRSVARGDDVTNRKIGDIMSTPLVCCHEEDDLEEASAAMKAKRVRRILVLNEKDQPVGIVSVGDLSQGSIDGSELTSVVRHVSAPMSQAQ